A single window of Cumulibacter manganitolerans DNA harbors:
- a CDS encoding DUF1707 SHOCT-like domain-containing protein, translating into MNDSPLEPGRLRIGDAERQQTADRLATAHALGQLDVDEFHERVEAAHAGRTQDDLDVLVRDLPGSAQLTDPSSGRLRGRARAAGAMLGQVPRAVWVVLAAALAALTIAAVAFDDGPREWRGGRGGPMGDRMRDRMGDRLGAGHAQVADHGAAWGFFGGALTVLGLIALAATGYVVVRRVRARRSRSHA; encoded by the coding sequence ATGAACGACTCTCCGTTGGAACCCGGCCGCCTGCGCATCGGCGACGCCGAGCGGCAGCAGACGGCCGATCGGCTGGCCACGGCCCACGCCCTCGGGCAGCTCGACGTCGACGAGTTCCATGAACGCGTCGAGGCCGCGCATGCGGGCCGTACCCAGGACGATCTCGATGTTCTGGTGCGTGACCTCCCCGGCTCCGCGCAGCTGACCGACCCGTCGTCCGGCCGGCTTCGCGGTCGGGCGCGGGCGGCCGGCGCGATGCTCGGCCAGGTGCCGCGAGCGGTCTGGGTGGTGCTCGCCGCGGCGCTGGCCGCGCTGACGATCGCCGCGGTGGCCTTCGACGACGGGCCGCGGGAGTGGCGTGGCGGCCGCGGGGGACCGATGGGCGATCGCATGCGCGATCGGATGGGCGATCGGCTGGGCGCCGGGCACGCGCAGGTCGCCGACCACGGTGCGGCCTGGGGGTTCTTCGGCGGAGCGCTCACCGTGCTCGGGCTGATCGCGCTCGCCGCGACCGGGTACGTCGTCGTACGCCGGGTGCGGGCACGGCGCAGCCGGTCACACGCGTAG
- a CDS encoding COG4315 family predicted lipoprotein, producing MSIHHAQHPLGRVGLGLVTAVATVTLAACGSSGSGYGSSSTTPAASGAGSGAGSGSSTPALHTTSISLGTILVDGSGRTIYYFAGDKGTTSSCTGACATNWPPVPAPASTASAPGISAPLGSTTRSDGAKQLTVDGHPVYTFVGDKAPGDANGQGKMLNGGLWTVVSPDGKAVSGSGTTTGAYGY from the coding sequence ATGAGCATCCATCACGCACAGCACCCGCTCGGCCGGGTCGGGCTCGGGCTCGTCACCGCCGTCGCCACCGTCACCCTCGCCGCCTGCGGTTCCTCCGGAAGCGGATACGGGTCGAGCAGCACCACGCCGGCCGCCTCGGGCGCCGGCTCCGGCGCGGGCTCCGGCTCGTCGACCCCGGCCCTGCACACGACGTCCATCAGCCTCGGCACGATCCTCGTCGACGGCAGCGGCCGCACGATCTACTACTTCGCCGGCGACAAGGGGACGACGTCCTCGTGCACCGGCGCCTGCGCGACCAACTGGCCGCCGGTCCCGGCACCGGCCTCCACCGCGTCGGCCCCCGGCATCAGCGCCCCCCTCGGGTCGACGACCCGCTCGGACGGCGCCAAGCAGCTGACCGTCGACGGCCACCCCGTCTACACGTTCGTCGGCGACAAGGCGCCGGGCGATGCCAACGGCCAGGGCAAGATGCTCAACGGCGGCCTGTGGACGGTGGTCTCCCCCGACGGCAAGGCGGTCAGCGGATCGGGGACGACGACCGGTGCCTACGGATACTGA
- a CDS encoding anti-sigma factor family protein: MTSAPQPHPFASYDAAYVLGALTEDDRAAYRSHLEECPDCQAAVARLAALPRLLARVESAEEVPGPGAAGDPVRRPLPDTLLPGILRAARRSRLRRRVAAGAVAATLAAGLVTGTALVASHDTPAPQGRQVALSTITAAPVEASLSIRETAWGAELTMDCRYLGYAVPPDAAYELVVVPHSGGTPQTVARWKVLPGRDAHVVGSTDLPPDQIQQVQVQTSTGEILLHS, encoded by the coding sequence ATGACGTCCGCACCGCAGCCGCACCCCTTCGCGTCGTACGACGCGGCGTACGTGCTCGGTGCGCTCACCGAGGACGACCGGGCGGCATACCGCTCGCACCTCGAGGAATGCCCGGACTGCCAGGCGGCGGTCGCGCGGCTCGCGGCGCTGCCGCGGCTGCTCGCCCGCGTCGAATCCGCCGAGGAGGTCCCCGGGCCCGGCGCCGCCGGCGACCCGGTCCGCCGGCCGCTGCCGGACACCCTGCTGCCGGGGATCCTGCGCGCCGCGCGCCGATCCCGGCTGCGCCGGCGGGTCGCGGCCGGCGCCGTCGCCGCGACGCTGGCGGCCGGTCTGGTCACCGGCACGGCGCTCGTCGCCAGTCACGACACGCCCGCGCCGCAGGGCCGACAGGTCGCGCTGAGCACCATCACCGCCGCGCCCGTGGAGGCCTCGCTGAGCATCCGCGAGACCGCGTGGGGCGCCGAGCTGACGATGGACTGCCGCTATCTCGGGTACGCCGTCCCGCCGGACGCCGCGTACGAGCTGGTCGTCGTGCCGCACTCGGGCGGGACGCCGCAAACCGTCGCGCGGTGGAAGGTGCTGCCCGGGCGCGACGCGCACGTCGTCGGCAGCACCGACCTGCCGCCGGATCAGATCCAGCAGGTACAGGTGCAGACCTCGACCGGGGAAATCTTGCTGCACAGCTGA
- a CDS encoding sigma-70 family RNA polymerase sigma factor, which produces MSAHVNEDERLLRALFAEHGAALWSFVVPLVHGDAARAEDVVQETMLRAWRRPEILAQRRGSVRSWLFTVARRIVIDQWRHDGRSEGTAELTADPSDPAQTGAVEDLLERLVVAEALDRLTPAHRSVLQLCYYDGCTTAEAARRLGIPEGTVKSRAHYALEALQLALREIGVTP; this is translated from the coding sequence GTGAGCGCCCACGTGAACGAGGACGAGCGCCTGCTGCGCGCGCTGTTCGCCGAGCACGGCGCGGCGCTGTGGTCGTTCGTCGTCCCGCTCGTCCACGGCGACGCCGCGCGCGCCGAGGACGTCGTCCAGGAGACGATGCTCCGCGCGTGGCGACGTCCGGAGATCCTCGCGCAGCGGCGCGGATCCGTGCGGTCCTGGCTGTTCACCGTGGCGCGGAGGATCGTCATCGACCAGTGGCGGCACGACGGACGGTCGGAGGGCACCGCGGAGCTGACCGCCGACCCGTCGGATCCGGCGCAGACCGGGGCGGTCGAGGACCTCCTCGAGCGCCTGGTCGTCGCCGAGGCCCTCGACCGGCTGACGCCGGCGCACCGCTCGGTGCTGCAGCTGTGCTACTACGACGGCTGCACCACCGCCGAGGCGGCGCGGCGGCTCGGGATCCCCGAGGGCACGGTGAAGTCGCGCGCCCATTACGCCCTCGAGGCGCTACAGCTCGCGCTGCGTGAGATCGGAGTGACGCCATGA
- a CDS encoding PSP1 domain-containing protein yields MGMLCAVVFNRSGQLYYYDPDGHEVAVGDYVLVPVGDQPEMAEVVWAAEWVGDDTSGFEKVVGKASPADAKRSALVRKLKARARVAAKRLVRDHDLPMKIVGVDVTVAPGAAYAEVVTIYFSAPHRVDFRALVRDLGATLESRIELRQVSARDELKLQGSIGSCGRDTCCSTFLKDFEPVTLRMVRDQDLPLNPMRISGACGRLMCCLKYEHPLYQDYKKRAPSHGSCVDTAQGTGRVVGHSVPEDAVVVRLDADGSRVTCPVASVCASRKAYDSRPK; encoded by the coding sequence ATGGGAATGCTGTGTGCCGTGGTGTTCAACCGCAGTGGACAGCTCTACTACTACGACCCCGACGGGCATGAGGTCGCCGTGGGCGACTACGTCCTGGTGCCGGTCGGTGACCAGCCGGAGATGGCCGAGGTCGTCTGGGCCGCCGAGTGGGTGGGCGACGACACGAGCGGATTCGAGAAGGTCGTCGGCAAGGCGAGCCCCGCCGACGCCAAGCGGTCCGCGCTGGTGCGCAAGCTCAAGGCCCGCGCCCGGGTGGCGGCCAAGCGCCTCGTGCGCGACCACGACCTGCCGATGAAGATCGTCGGCGTCGACGTGACGGTCGCGCCGGGTGCGGCGTACGCCGAGGTGGTGACGATCTACTTCTCGGCGCCGCACCGCGTCGACTTCCGCGCGCTGGTGCGCGACCTCGGCGCGACCCTCGAGTCCCGGATCGAGCTGCGCCAGGTGTCCGCGCGCGACGAGCTGAAGCTGCAGGGCTCGATCGGCTCGTGCGGCCGCGACACGTGCTGCTCGACCTTCCTGAAGGACTTCGAGCCGGTGACGCTGCGGATGGTCCGCGACCAGGACCTGCCGCTGAACCCGATGCGGATCTCCGGCGCGTGCGGGCGGCTGATGTGCTGCCTGAAGTACGAGCACCCGCTGTACCAGGACTACAAGAAGCGGGCGCCGAGCCACGGCTCGTGCGTGGACACCGCGCAGGGCACCGGCCGCGTGGTCGGGCACAGCGTGCCGGAGGACGCGGTCGTCGTACGGCTGGACGCCGACGGGTCGCGGGTCACCTGCCCGGTCGCGTCGGTGTGCGCCTCGCGCAAGGCCTACGACTCGCGCCCGAAGTAG
- a CDS encoding DHA2 family efflux MFS transporter permease subunit, with the protein MSRPAGVTLASPTGRAVLVAAILGSGMAMLDATVVNVALRAIGADLGASMADLQWITNGYLLSLASLILIGGSLGDRLGRRRVFTIGVAGFAVASLLCGLALNAPMLVVARVLQGVAGALLTPGSLAMIQGSFVPDDRAKAIGAWTGLGGIATAIGPFLGGWLVEAVSWRWVFLINVPIGVLTLVAARRVPESRNPERVAGFDVSGAVLGGAGLAGITYALIELSERPLTALIALGIGLVAAAGFVLNEVRSAHPMMPLRLFADHQFSAANAITLLVYAALGSVLFFVVLQLQTAAGYSPLQAGAATLPITVVMLLLAAQGGALATRIGPRLPMTVGPLLCAVGTWWLSGIGPGIAYWRGVALPLVVFGLGLAAMVAPLTATVLAAAPNAFAGIASGINNATARAGTLLAVSALPLLVGLSGDDYARPEVFSAGYRRAMLICTGLLAAGAVLAAVTIRNRPRREAPAQAESQGATG; encoded by the coding sequence GTGAGCAGGCCGGCCGGGGTCACCCTTGCCTCGCCGACTGGGCGCGCGGTGCTGGTGGCCGCGATCCTCGGATCCGGGATGGCGATGCTCGACGCGACGGTCGTCAACGTGGCGCTGCGCGCCATCGGCGCGGATCTGGGCGCCTCGATGGCCGACCTGCAGTGGATCACCAACGGCTACCTGTTGAGCCTGGCATCGCTGATCCTGATCGGCGGGTCGCTGGGTGACCGGCTGGGACGGCGCCGGGTGTTCACGATCGGGGTGGCAGGGTTCGCGGTGGCCTCGCTGCTGTGCGGCCTCGCGCTCAACGCGCCGATGCTGGTAGTCGCGCGGGTGCTGCAGGGCGTCGCGGGAGCACTCCTGACACCGGGCAGCCTGGCGATGATCCAGGGGTCCTTCGTGCCGGACGACCGCGCGAAGGCGATCGGGGCGTGGACGGGCCTTGGCGGCATCGCGACCGCGATCGGGCCGTTCCTGGGCGGCTGGCTGGTCGAGGCGGTGAGCTGGCGGTGGGTGTTCCTGATTAACGTGCCCATCGGCGTGCTGACATTGGTCGCCGCGCGGCGCGTTCCCGAGAGCCGCAATCCGGAGCGGGTGGCCGGCTTCGACGTGAGCGGGGCGGTGCTCGGCGGGGCGGGGCTCGCCGGCATCACCTACGCGCTGATCGAGCTGAGCGAGCGGCCGCTGACCGCGCTGATAGCTCTCGGTATCGGGCTCGTCGCGGCGGCCGGATTCGTGCTGAACGAGGTCCGCTCCGCGCACCCGATGATGCCGCTGCGGCTGTTCGCCGACCACCAGTTCAGCGCCGCGAACGCGATCACCCTGCTCGTGTACGCGGCGCTCGGCTCGGTGCTCTTCTTCGTCGTCCTGCAGCTGCAGACCGCCGCCGGCTACAGCCCGCTGCAGGCCGGTGCCGCCACGTTGCCGATCACGGTGGTGATGCTGCTGCTCGCCGCCCAGGGCGGGGCGCTCGCCACCCGGATCGGCCCGCGCCTGCCGATGACCGTCGGCCCGCTGCTGTGCGCGGTCGGCACGTGGTGGCTGTCGGGGATCGGCCCCGGCATCGCGTACTGGCGCGGCGTCGCGCTGCCGCTGGTGGTCTTCGGTCTCGGGCTCGCGGCGATGGTGGCGCCGCTGACCGCGACGGTGCTCGCCGCGGCGCCGAACGCGTTCGCGGGCATCGCGTCGGGCATCAACAACGCCACCGCCCGCGCCGGCACGTTGCTCGCGGTGTCGGCCCTACCGCTGCTGGTGGGCCTCTCCGGCGACGACTACGCCCGCCCGGAGGTGTTCTCGGCGGGCTACCGCCGCGCGATGCTGATCTGCACGGGGCTGCTGGCCGCCGGGGCC